The Canis aureus isolate CA01 chromosome 9, VMU_Caureus_v.1.0, whole genome shotgun sequence genome has a segment encoding these proteins:
- the MED6 gene encoding mediator of RNA polymerase II transcription subunit 6, whose amino-acid sequence MAAVDIRDNLLGISWVDSSWIPILNSGSVLDYFSERSNPFYDRTCNNEVVKMQRLTLEHLNQMVGVEYILLHAQEPILFIIRKQQRQSPTQVIPLADYYIIAGVIYQAPDLGSVINSRVLTAVHGIQSAFDEAMSYCRYHPSKGYWWHFKDHEEQDKVKPKAKRKEEPSSIFQRQRVDALLLDLRQKFPPKFVQQKSGEKPVPVDQTKKEAEPIPETVKSEEKETTKNVQQIVSTKGPPEKRMRLQ is encoded by the exons ATGGCGGCGGTGGATATCCGAG ATAATCTGCTGGGAATCTCTTGGGTTGACAGTTCCTGGATCCCCATTTTGAACAGTGGAAGTGTCCTGGATTACTTTTCAGAAAGAAGTAATCCTTTTTATGACAGGACGTGTAATAATGAGGTGGTCAAAATGCAGAGGCTGACATTAGAACACTTAAA TCAAATGGTTGGAGTGGAATACATCCTTTTACACGCTCAGGAGCCCATTCTTTTTATCATTCGGAAACAACAACGGCAGTCCCCTACCCAAG TTATCCCACTGGCTGATTACTATATCATTGCTGGAGTGATCTATCAAGCACCAGACTTGGGGTCAGTTATAAACTCTAGGGTG cttactGCAGTACATGGCATTCAATCAGCTTTTGATGAAGCTATGTCATACTGTCGATATCATCCTTCCAAAGGGTATTGGTGGCACTTCAAAGATCATGAAGAGCAAG ATAAAGTCAAACCTAAAgccaaaaggaaagaagaaccAAGCTCTATTTTTCAGAGACAACGTGTGGATGCTTTACTCCTAGACCTTAGACAGAAATTTCCACCCAAATTTGTGCAG caaaAGTCTGGAGAAAAGCCTGTCCCAG TGGATCAgacaaaaaaagaggcagaacCTATACCAGAAACGGTAAAATCTGAGGAGAAGGAGACCACAAAGAACGTCCAACAGATAGTGAGCACCAAAGGCCCCCCTGAAAAACGAATGAGACTTCAGTGA